From the genome of Bactrocera oleae isolate idBacOlea1 chromosome 2, idBacOlea1, whole genome shotgun sequence, one region includes:
- the LOC106614332 gene encoding tol-Pal system protein TolA encodes MHLKIYFLLLIIVSLQLLTARAYIRQPHRKNAKRMIPSLYTDFSLANEVGDSGGSGGSDSGSGSNSGGASEKCKNEMSAGSAKQKATNIAQKAAKEAKAASDAQQAAGEAASMQVKAQLAEKAIAAAKAAEAALAGKQQIVQQLQNEVREAEAVVQEQSTSLQDAQQNVNAAMQAAQNAAQQLKTLTKAVVMAQTNVGNAEQAAQGAQQEQAEKTQLFDAAKTRVEQLLGQLNAARNDYGKTKEAAMKAAAAAHEAKQNASPGRCYRSLATARLLAKRHRLLAHRQRH; translated from the exons ATGcatctgaaaatatattttttgctcttGATAATAGTTTCGTTACAGTTATTAACGGCGCGCGCCTACATTCGTCAG CCACATCGCAAGAATGCCAAACGAATGATTCCGAGCCTCTACACCGACTTCTCGCTCGCTAACGAAGTGGGCGATAGTGGTGGGAGCGGTGGAAGTGACAGCGGCAGTGGTAGCAATAGTGGTGGTGCCTCCGAAAAATGCAAGAACGAAATGAGTGCAGGCAGCGCCAAGCAGAAGGCTACCAATATAGCTCAGAAGGCAGCAAAGGAGGCTAAGGCCGCTTCAGATGCACAGCAAGCGGCCGGTGAAGCTGCCTCCATGCAAGTCAAGGCACAGCTGGCTGAGAAAGCTATAGCGGCGGCAAAAGCGGCAGAGGCTGCGCTTGCTGGCAAACAACAAATCGTACAACAACTGCAGAATGAGGTGCGCGAGGCTGAAGCAGTAGTACAGGAGCAGAGCACTTCTCTGCAAGACGCACAACAAAATGTCAATGCCGCCATGCAAGCGGCGCAGAATGCGGCCCAGCAGTTGAAGACACTCACCAAGGCAGTGGTTATGGCTCAGACAAATGTCGGTAATGCAGAGCAGGCAGCACAGGGCGCACAACAGGAGCAAGCTGAAAAGACACAGCTATTTGATGCCGCCAAGACGCGTGTCGAACAGTTGTTGGGTCAGTTGAACGCGGCACGCAATGATTATGGCAAGACGAAAGAGGCTGCAATGAAAGCGGCTGCTGCGGCTCACGAAGCCAAGCAGAATGCGAGCCCTGGTCGGTGTTATCGCTCTTTGGCTACAGCACGTTTATTggccaagcgacatcgcttgtTGGCACATAGGCAGCGACACTGA